The Triticum urartu cultivar G1812 chromosome 5, Tu2.1, whole genome shotgun sequence genome contains the following window.
CATGTTAGAGCACGTCTGCGGATGTTTAGGGGGCTTGATTTGCTATATGCTGTAGATGATTTGAGGGATGCAATGTGCAAGAGCGATGCAGCGAGGCCACACTGCTAGACTACATGACGTCCGTCTTGCAAATGCTCATTAAACGTGAGAGAGGGAACACGGAGAAGGCCAGAAATTGCCAGTAAATACGAACACATTCAATGCGTTCCAACTATATATATCCAACACGAAACTAAATATGCTTTGGCTGTAGCAATTAAAAACCAAATATtttcctccaccaccaccacagcTTCGGATCCCTTCAGCAGGTTCTCCGCCACCAGATCCGCTCCAGCACCTCCTCACAATGGTCGCCGCAACGCTCAGGGCCCAAATAAACACCCATGTCGCATCCATGTTCGCCTCGGTGAGTCCATCCCCTCGGCGTCCCTCCCATCTAGACCCCGGTAGTGTGGTTGTTCCGGCGGGCTCGGTAACTAGTTTATCTTTGCCTCTCGTGATGTGATCCATCCAGGGCATGCTGGACGAGAATTTCCAGCAACTGCAGTCGATGGAGGAGGATGGCAGCGCAGCCCTGGGCTATGTCGCCGACATCATCAACCTCTTCATCAACAACACCAACAGGATCCTCAACGACATCACCGCCCTGCTGTCTGCCCTACTCTCTTCCTCTGCTTTTGTTATCTTGTCTCGATCGGGTACTCATTGATCTTGTCTGCTCTGCTTTCCGGCCCGCAGGAACCAGCTCGTAGTGAACTTCGACATGGTGGATGTCCTTGTGCGGGGTGCAGCTACAGGTATAATGATGATAAACCCTTTCTTTCCCTCCCCATTTTTAACTGCGTATGTGATTGTTTCTGTGT
Protein-coding sequences here:
- the LOC125507379 gene encoding histidine-containing phosphotransfer protein 2-like, which encodes MVAATLRAQINTHVASMFASGMLDENFQQLQSMEEDGSAALGYVADIINLFINNTNRILNDITALLNQLVVNFDMVDVLVRGAATDSRN